Proteins encoded in a region of the Haloarcula sp. CBA1129 genome:
- a CDS encoding ATP-NAD kinase family protein has translation MRRIGVVVNPIAGMGGRVGLKGTDGKVAEARRRGAEQRAPDRARTALESLAEVGTDVELLAYGEPMGAGIAREAGFDPTVVGAPASADGTTNEDTRDAVQAFVEADVDAILFVGGDGTAVDVATTLDELDAAVPILGVPAGVKVYSSVFGVSPRAAGRIVARFSETERAEVNDIDEDAFRGGEVVTELRAVAAVPVADQRQSAKQLGGGSIESLAESVADAVEPGVTYVLGPGSTVGAIKQQLGFDGTTLGVDVWRDGAVLVRDAAESDILDALGDRNVIVVSPIGGQGFVFGRGNQQLSPAVIRQCDLEVVASRRKLDGIGTLRVDTGDSELDAKLRGWIRVRVGRHERRLVEVV, from the coding sequence ATGCGACGAATCGGTGTCGTGGTCAACCCCATCGCTGGCATGGGTGGCCGCGTCGGCCTCAAGGGAACTGACGGGAAGGTCGCGGAGGCACGCCGCCGCGGCGCGGAGCAACGCGCACCGGACCGCGCACGGACGGCGCTGGAATCACTCGCGGAAGTGGGAACGGACGTGGAACTGCTCGCGTACGGCGAACCGATGGGAGCAGGTATCGCTCGTGAGGCAGGGTTCGATCCGACGGTCGTTGGCGCTCCGGCGAGCGCTGACGGGACAACGAATGAGGACACCCGAGATGCGGTTCAGGCGTTCGTTGAGGCGGATGTGGACGCGATCCTGTTCGTCGGTGGCGACGGCACGGCCGTCGACGTAGCGACGACTCTCGATGAACTGGACGCTGCGGTCCCGATTCTAGGCGTTCCGGCTGGCGTCAAGGTGTACTCCTCTGTATTTGGTGTATCGCCGCGGGCGGCCGGGCGCATCGTGGCTCGCTTCTCCGAGACGGAGCGTGCGGAGGTCAACGACATCGACGAAGATGCCTTCAGGGGCGGGGAGGTCGTCACGGAGCTTCGGGCTGTGGCAGCGGTCCCCGTCGCTGACCAGCGCCAGTCGGCCAAGCAGTTGGGGGGCGGCAGCATCGAGTCACTCGCCGAGAGCGTCGCTGACGCTGTTGAACCGGGCGTCACGTACGTCCTCGGTCCGGGGAGCACGGTGGGCGCTATCAAGCAACAACTGGGCTTCGACGGAACTACGCTCGGCGTGGACGTGTGGCGCGACGGTGCGGTGCTGGTCCGCGACGCCGCCGAGTCGGACATCCTCGATGCCCTTGGCGACCGAAACGTCATCGTGGTTTCGCCAATCGGCGGACAGGGGTTCGTGTTTGGCCGAGGAAACCAGCAGCTATCGCCGGCGGTCATCAGGCAGTGTGACCTCGAAGTCGTCGCCTCGCGGCGGAAACTGGACGGCATCGGCACGCTTCGCGTCGACACCGGCGACTCGGAACTGGATGCGAAACTGCGTGGCTGGATACGGGTTCGCGTCGGCCGCCACGAGCGCAGGCTGGTCGAAGTCGTGTGA
- a CDS encoding carbon-nitrogen family hydrolase, whose product MRLTLAQIDVSSDSVAENVGRATTAIRDAAADGADLVVLPELFNVGYFAFDRYAREAEGLDGETLSRVRSVAAEQDVAVLAGSIVEDLEASADSGFDVPTPEGLANTAVFFDRDGERRAVYRKHHLFGYDSAESQLLEAGRTIPTVDFEGFTVGITTCYDLRFPELYRHLVDEGVTLTLVPSAWPYPRVEHWKLFGRARAVENQLYVAAANGVGQFEDAELLGRSTVYDPWGTTLASADDDPALVTATLDPARVDQIREEFPALADRRADWA is encoded by the coding sequence ATGAGACTCACGCTTGCCCAGATAGACGTCTCATCGGACTCGGTGGCCGAGAACGTCGGCCGCGCAACGACCGCGATCAGGGATGCGGCCGCGGACGGCGCGGACCTCGTCGTGCTCCCGGAACTGTTCAACGTCGGCTACTTCGCGTTCGACCGCTACGCCCGCGAGGCCGAAGGGCTGGACGGCGAGACACTCAGCCGGGTCCGCAGCGTCGCCGCGGAGCAAGACGTTGCGGTGCTGGCCGGCAGCATTGTCGAGGACCTCGAAGCCAGCGCCGACAGCGGGTTCGACGTACCAACCCCAGAAGGACTGGCGAACACAGCCGTGTTCTTCGACCGTGACGGGGAGCGCCGGGCGGTGTACCGCAAGCATCACCTGTTCGGCTACGATTCCGCCGAATCACAGTTGCTCGAAGCCGGCCGGACAATTCCGACTGTCGACTTCGAGGGATTTACCGTCGGCATTACCACCTGTTACGACCTCCGATTCCCGGAGCTGTACCGCCATCTCGTCGACGAGGGGGTGACGCTGACGCTCGTTCCCAGCGCGTGGCCCTATCCGCGCGTCGAACACTGGAAACTGTTCGGTCGCGCTCGCGCCGTCGAGAACCAGCTGTACGTCGCCGCCGCTAACGGCGTCGGGCAGTTCGAGGACGCGGAGCTGCTGGGCCGGTCGACGGTGTATGACCCGTGGGGAACGACGCTTGCCAGTGCCGACGACGACCCGGCATTGGTGACCGCCACCCTCGACCCCGCTCGCGTCGATCAGATTCGCGAGGAGTTCCCAGCGCTTGCCGACCGCCGGGCGGATTGGGCGTAA
- a CDS encoding phosphate uptake regulator PhoU: METRKVQRLGPSTLAMTLPAEWASEHDVEKGDEVSLRMGGKGTLTVMPESVQTEESEAIIYAENLDAASVERAIVAQYVLGRRVIHVEAPEGETLESSHINAVYNAETQLMGLGVIEETPDRIAIRCSVDPEDFTLNNLLERLESTGSTMRNEAVKSLAHGNPDLAQRALNRERQANKIFVLLLRLIFTAYQNPNLARAIGLNDGFPLIGYRSIAKNLELTADNAEDIAEIALETDDHSLNVDSSTMRRIREFTDQVNDITELAVQAAVDRNYDTAIQVRELYKDIGDKEHEILDDLPEMDNEALLEVREVLVSLQQTAEFAVRSAEIATNLALNEESEHTTIE, encoded by the coding sequence ATGGAAACCCGGAAAGTCCAGCGATTGGGACCGTCGACGCTCGCGATGACGTTGCCCGCGGAATGGGCTAGTGAACACGATGTCGAAAAGGGCGACGAGGTGTCGCTACGGATGGGCGGTAAAGGCACGCTGACAGTTATGCCGGAGTCCGTCCAGACGGAGGAATCAGAGGCCATCATCTACGCGGAGAATCTCGATGCCGCTTCTGTCGAGCGGGCCATCGTCGCTCAGTACGTCCTCGGCCGGCGCGTCATCCACGTCGAAGCCCCTGAAGGCGAGACGCTGGAATCCTCCCACATCAACGCCGTCTACAACGCCGAAACCCAGCTAATGGGCCTCGGCGTCATCGAGGAGACACCCGACCGGATCGCGATTCGCTGTTCTGTCGACCCGGAGGACTTCACGCTCAACAACCTCCTCGAACGGCTGGAATCGACCGGCTCGACAATGCGAAACGAGGCGGTGAAGTCACTCGCCCACGGCAACCCGGACCTCGCCCAGCGGGCGCTCAACCGCGAGCGACAGGCCAACAAGATATTCGTCCTCTTGCTTCGGCTCATCTTCACGGCCTACCAGAACCCGAACCTCGCACGGGCTATCGGCCTCAACGACGGCTTCCCGCTCATCGGCTACCGCTCCATCGCGAAGAACCTCGAACTGACCGCCGACAACGCCGAGGACATCGCCGAGATTGCGCTGGAGACCGACGACCACTCGCTCAACGTCGACAGCTCGACGATGCGCCGCATCCGCGAATTCACCGATCAAGTCAACGACATCACCGAACTGGCGGTTCAGGCGGCCGTCGACCGCAACTACGACACCGCGATTCAGGTCCGAGAGCTGTACAAGGACATCGGCGACAAGGAACACGAAATCCTCGACGACCTGCCGGAGATGGACAACGAGGCGCTGCTGGAAGTCCGTGAAGTGCTGGTCAGCCTCCAGCAGACGGCCGAGTTCGCGGTCCGGAGCGCCGAGATCGCGACGAACCTCGCACTCAACGAGGAGTCCGAACACACGACCATCGAATAG
- a CDS encoding SRPBCC family protein, translating into MTVRAERTMTVPATPERVWEFITDPDKRARPISVVTDWEIIDDTHANWSIELPIPVVSQTMTVKTEDVEQRRPEYARFIGRSKVMTVQGEHELEETDDGGTQLTNRFIVDGKLPGVERFFKRNLDDEMQNLEQALRDDLEVEA; encoded by the coding sequence ATGACTGTCCGGGCCGAGCGAACGATGACTGTGCCGGCCACACCGGAGCGTGTCTGGGAATTCATCACCGACCCTGATAAACGAGCCCGGCCGATTAGTGTTGTCACAGACTGGGAGATAATCGACGATACGCACGCGAACTGGTCGATCGAACTCCCGATACCGGTGGTCAGCCAGACGATGACGGTGAAAACCGAAGACGTCGAACAGCGCCGCCCGGAGTACGCTCGCTTCATCGGTCGCTCGAAAGTGATGACCGTCCAAGGCGAACACGAACTCGAGGAAACGGATGACGGCGGCACGCAACTGACAAACCGGTTCATCGTCGACGGCAAACTCCCCGGCGTCGAGCGGTTTTTCAAGCGGAACCTCGACGACGAGATGCAGAACCTCGAACAGGCGCTGCGGGACGACCTCGAAGTCGAAGCATGA
- a CDS encoding LEA type 2 family protein, protein MGRLKIVGVLVVVAATAVGGSVALGVLGTPSVASVDNHFAGVSNQTTAVATNLTVNNPNPVGVQLGGVGVNYTVSMNGVEMAQGAKQGVGLGTGNSTLQFSTEMQNDRIPPWWVTHIDNGETTTVGIDATVTFSTLGGRSVSFSQERTIQTDLLSQFNSTETRPVKADQPLVSDPVLYINETRGAWEQEHITQSETPLDLAFDVYNPKPYPYTITKIGYTIRMNDVTVGEGETDRSYVLSPGEETTLEANTAIQNENLDRWWATHLQRNQRTDLYIDFYLVLEGGNEQFRVDLDSIDYQQEIETDIFGNKAQYPTGDEAANNSGDGSASSTTDSESTATPTPSDTETETDDGLLGGEDTETDDGLLDGSKTETATDTATPTPTESVATTETDTATPTETETDDGGLLG, encoded by the coding sequence ATGGGTCGGTTGAAAATAGTTGGCGTCCTAGTCGTCGTGGCTGCCACTGCCGTAGGCGGGAGCGTCGCGCTCGGCGTTCTGGGCACACCCAGCGTCGCGTCCGTCGATAACCACTTCGCGGGCGTCTCGAACCAGACGACCGCTGTGGCGACGAACCTGACCGTGAACAATCCCAACCCCGTTGGCGTGCAGTTGGGCGGCGTCGGAGTCAATTACACCGTTTCGATGAACGGTGTCGAGATGGCACAAGGGGCCAAGCAGGGCGTCGGACTCGGTACTGGAAACTCGACGCTGCAGTTCAGCACCGAGATGCAAAACGACCGCATCCCGCCGTGGTGGGTCACCCACATCGACAACGGCGAGACGACGACGGTCGGTATCGACGCCACCGTCACGTTCTCGACGCTCGGCGGTCGGTCAGTGTCTTTCAGTCAGGAACGAACCATCCAGACAGACCTCTTGAGCCAGTTCAACTCCACCGAGACGCGCCCCGTTAAGGCTGACCAGCCGCTCGTATCGGACCCCGTACTCTACATCAACGAGACCCGCGGCGCGTGGGAGCAGGAGCACATCACTCAGTCCGAGACGCCGCTGGACCTCGCGTTCGACGTGTACAATCCCAAGCCGTACCCCTACACGATCACTAAGATCGGCTACACCATTCGGATGAACGACGTGACCGTCGGCGAGGGCGAAACGGACCGCAGCTACGTCCTCAGTCCCGGTGAAGAGACGACCCTCGAAGCGAACACCGCCATCCAGAACGAGAACTTGGACCGCTGGTGGGCGACCCATCTCCAGCGCAATCAGCGGACGGACCTCTACATCGACTTCTATCTCGTGCTTGAGGGCGGCAACGAGCAGTTCCGAGTCGACCTCGATTCCATCGACTACCAGCAGGAAATCGAGACGGATATATTCGGCAACAAGGCACAGTATCCGACCGGCGACGAGGCCGCTAACAATTCCGGCGACGGGTCAGCTAGTTCGACGACAGACAGTGAATCGACGGCGACCCCGACACCGAGCGACACGGAGACAGAGACAGACGACGGGCTACTGGGCGGCGAGGACACAGAAACGGACGACGGCCTACTGGACGGCAGCAAAACGGAGACTGCGACTGACACAGCTACGCCAACTCCGACTGAGTCTGTAGCTACGACTGAAACTGATACTGCCACGCCGACTGAAACAGAAACCGACGATGGCGGGCTTCTCGGGTAG
- a CDS encoding molybdopterin-binding protein, translating into MRVAVVTVGDELLSGETVNTNAAWLGQQLAECGVTVGRTTVVPDEISDIARVVNEYHAEFDAVIVTGGLGPTHDDKTIEAVAAAFGRDVVESEDAIAWLEEHGGYTRDDLTDGTGEVPEGSRVLPNHEGVAPGCVVESCYVLPGVPAEMKRMFEEVAEEFAGEQRYVRTVDAAEPESALLDRLAEVQEQFPVKVGSYPGDNVTVRFEGTEEELVEEAAAWFSERVESPTAE; encoded by the coding sequence ATGCGCGTCGCGGTAGTCACCGTCGGAGACGAACTGCTCAGTGGCGAGACGGTCAACACGAACGCTGCGTGGCTGGGACAACAGCTCGCAGAGTGTGGCGTCACTGTCGGCCGGACCACGGTCGTCCCCGACGAGATATCGGACATCGCTCGCGTGGTCAACGAGTATCACGCGGAGTTCGACGCCGTCATCGTCACCGGCGGTCTAGGGCCGACGCACGACGACAAAACCATCGAGGCCGTCGCCGCAGCGTTCGGGCGGGATGTCGTCGAGAGCGAGGACGCCATCGCGTGGCTGGAGGAACACGGCGGGTACACGCGTGACGACCTGACCGACGGGACGGGGGAAGTACCGGAGGGGTCCCGTGTCTTGCCAAACCACGAGGGCGTCGCGCCCGGCTGTGTCGTCGAGAGCTGTTATGTCCTGCCGGGCGTGCCGGCCGAGATGAAGCGGATGTTCGAGGAGGTCGCAGAGGAGTTCGCTGGCGAGCAGCGGTACGTTCGCACTGTCGACGCCGCCGAGCCCGAGAGCGCACTACTGGACCGACTGGCGGAGGTACAGGAGCAGTTCCCGGTCAAAGTCGGAAGCTATCCGGGTGACAACGTAACCGTCCGGTTCGAGGGGACAGAAGAGGAGCTAGTCGAAGAGGCGGCCGCATGGTTCAGCGAACGCGTCGAGTCACCGACGGCTGAGTGA
- a CDS encoding branched-chain amino acid ABC transporter permease encodes MGIAEFARDGRVVIGDRPGAAVVAAVSGFLLLDLVAKLAGTTVFFLGTKLLGGSLTVGSLLSMVVDGLLVGLAVGLAGIGLSMTYSILDFANFAHGDTVTVGAFLGWVAAYITAGLGTGAPIAELFMLNSGRQLSTVSTFFPVLLGLVVAGVGSIGIVLLIDRLTYRPMRDTDNISLLIASIGVALALRYLIAFVFGTQTSGVASGGLRVTVFSMISVTDNEITLLVVSLLLMLGVHLLLQRTKLGKAMRAMADNEDLARVTGIPTERVIRLTWILGGGLAGIGGYLLVLESGTISFNFGWILLLLIFAAVIVGGIGSIYGAMAGGILIGLVDSLALIWLPSGLTRASAFLVLIVVLLLRPSGIFGGVSTA; translated from the coding sequence ATGGGAATTGCTGAGTTCGCAAGAGACGGCCGCGTGGTGATAGGTGACCGGCCGGGGGCAGCAGTGGTAGCCGCGGTAAGTGGCTTCCTCTTGCTGGATTTAGTTGCAAAGCTTGCTGGGACAACCGTGTTCTTTCTCGGGACCAAGTTGCTGGGTGGGTCCCTCACCGTGGGCTCGTTGCTCTCGATGGTGGTGGACGGGCTGCTCGTCGGATTGGCAGTCGGACTCGCCGGGATCGGCCTGTCGATGACATACAGCATCCTTGATTTCGCCAACTTCGCACACGGTGACACGGTGACTGTCGGGGCGTTTCTGGGATGGGTCGCCGCGTACATCACTGCCGGCCTCGGGACCGGGGCCCCGATTGCAGAACTGTTCATGCTCAATTCGGGGCGGCAGTTGAGCACCGTTTCGACGTTCTTCCCGGTGCTTCTCGGGCTTGTCGTCGCCGGCGTCGGGTCAATCGGTATCGTGTTACTCATCGACCGTCTCACCTATCGTCCCATGCGCGATACGGACAACATCTCCTTACTGATCGCGTCAATCGGTGTTGCGCTCGCGTTGCGCTACCTCATCGCGTTCGTCTTCGGCACACAGACCAGCGGGGTCGCCAGCGGCGGGCTTCGAGTGACAGTGTTCTCGATGATATCAGTCACCGACAACGAAATTACGCTGCTGGTGGTTTCACTCCTGTTAATGCTCGGCGTCCACCTCCTGCTACAGCGGACGAAGCTCGGCAAAGCAATGCGGGCGATGGCCGATAACGAAGACCTCGCACGCGTGACTGGGATTCCGACCGAGCGCGTGATTCGTCTCACATGGATTCTCGGCGGCGGTCTGGCGGGTATCGGCGGCTACCTGCTCGTGCTGGAAAGCGGGACGATCTCGTTCAACTTCGGCTGGATTCTGCTCCTGCTCATTTTCGCCGCCGTCATCGTCGGTGGCATCGGCTCGATATACGGGGCAATGGCCGGCGGGATTCTCATCGGGCTGGTCGATAGTCTGGCCCTGATCTGGCTGCCGTCCGGGCTGACGCGGGCCTCCGCGTTTCTGGTGCTCATCGTCGTCCTGTTGTTGCGCCCGTCCGGTATCTTCGGGGGGGTGTCGACAGCATGA
- a CDS encoding HTTM domain-containing protein, whose protein sequence is MNLSQSLWEIRGGLRRRFAVDPRALAVFRMVLGLCLIVDVFSRLTHLTAFYTASGALPRPVLQQLYPSVTPYSLLTVSGTAWVQFGLFVVTGLAGVALLLGYRPRLSALLSLVLLVSIHIRNPFVLNAGDTLLRRLLFWSLLLPLGTASFSSVGESEAGPIATAATVGTLLQVVAVYSTNALVKLRGDRWLDGTAVRYVFELDHITIGLGNALGGWPLLLTVLDWTWLAMLVGAPLLILLTGRRRTVLTVGFIGAHLCMATVLRLGPFPLICISGLLLFLPPDVWETLSRAVPETVPSLRFHRPRRSVTTALPARSVVSGVAVLAVITLLTINAVAVGFVDAPAGTPDRVEDRSWDMFAPAPSEQTWWYVAPATLDSGTRIDALTGGPVDTTRPADAASRFPGMRWKKFLGDTRHRPQLRRALATYFCTRWNRTHDDRMERVTLAFMTERTRFNASERVERTTLGTYECA, encoded by the coding sequence ATGAACCTCTCTCAGTCATTATGGGAGATTCGTGGCGGTCTTCGTCGCCGGTTCGCCGTTGATCCGCGAGCGCTTGCCGTGTTTCGGATGGTCCTCGGACTGTGTCTCATCGTCGATGTATTCTCCCGACTCACGCACCTGACCGCATTTTACACGGCCAGTGGTGCGCTCCCACGGCCGGTCCTCCAGCAGCTATACCCGTCTGTGACACCGTATTCGCTACTGACAGTCTCGGGGACTGCTTGGGTCCAGTTCGGACTGTTCGTCGTGACAGGACTGGCAGGGGTCGCGCTACTGCTCGGCTACCGACCGCGCCTATCTGCGCTGCTCTCACTCGTGTTACTGGTGTCCATTCACATTCGAAACCCGTTCGTTCTCAACGCAGGTGATACCCTGCTTCGGCGGCTCCTGTTCTGGAGCCTGTTGCTCCCGCTGGGAACCGCCTCATTCTCATCAGTCGGAGAGTCAGAGGCAGGACCCATCGCGACCGCCGCAACGGTGGGGACACTGCTACAGGTGGTGGCCGTTTACAGTACGAACGCGCTCGTGAAGCTCCGCGGGGACCGTTGGCTCGATGGGACCGCTGTGCGGTACGTGTTCGAACTCGACCACATCACCATCGGACTCGGGAACGCCTTGGGGGGATGGCCGCTCCTCTTGACCGTATTGGACTGGACGTGGCTCGCGATGCTCGTCGGTGCGCCGTTGTTGATTCTCCTGACGGGACGCCGCCGGACGGTTCTGACCGTCGGGTTCATTGGCGCGCATCTCTGTATGGCCACGGTGCTTCGCTTGGGGCCGTTTCCACTGATCTGTATCAGCGGGCTGCTCCTGTTTCTCCCGCCTGATGTCTGGGAGACGCTCTCCCGAGCCGTCCCTGAAACAGTCCCTTCGCTGCGCTTCCATCGGCCGCGGCGCTCCGTCACTACTGCACTTCCTGCTCGTTCAGTGGTATCCGGGGTTGCCGTACTCGCGGTCATCACCCTGCTCACGATCAACGCTGTCGCGGTGGGGTTCGTCGATGCACCCGCTGGAACCCCGGACCGCGTCGAAGACCGGAGCTGGGATATGTTCGCGCCGGCACCGAGCGAACAGACGTGGTGGTACGTCGCCCCTGCGACGCTGGACTCTGGGACCCGGATAGACGCGCTCACCGGCGGCCCGGTCGATACCACCCGACCAGCCGACGCGGCGAGCCGGTTTCCGGGGATGCGATGGAAGAAATTCCTCGGTGACACGCGCCACAGGCCGCAACTCAGGCGGGCACTGGCGACGTACTTCTGCACGCGGTGGAACCGAACTCACGACGACAGAATGGAACGCGTCACGCTTGCGTTCATGACCGAACGAACGCGATTCAATGCGTCTGAGCGTGTCGAACGGACGACGCTGGGGACCTACGAATGCGCCTGA
- a CDS encoding DUF4349 domain-containing protein, which translates to MASRIRVLAVVGLLLLAGCAGLGGSGDASEAQGGGDGAQMSSGGDGSSQPVKADATANTGESGDIQAGDAAADRAIIRNGRMVVEVKNYSTTADAVAARARTSGGYVSDSNRELHRSDGKAWYTGYIVVRVPSEEYEPTQSMVREQGTVRSEETTTKDVTDQLVDLEARLTNLRERRDRLRTFYEQANSTEELLRIEEELSSVQSDIERLEAKKRSLEQRVAYSTLRVEIHEPAPEPSAQQVPYHERSLVSAFLSSVTDVYVFTRGLLVTAASLAPWLVVLAVPVVGGRRLLRSRSLPLLGRRDESESPTESVGGDDGPQQGPAEELAEESPDDDA; encoded by the coding sequence ATGGCTTCGCGAATCAGGGTCCTCGCTGTCGTCGGTCTCCTCCTCCTCGCCGGCTGTGCCGGTCTGGGCGGAAGCGGCGATGCAAGCGAGGCACAGGGCGGCGGTGACGGCGCACAGATGTCGAGCGGCGGCGACGGGTCGAGCCAGCCCGTCAAGGCAGATGCCACGGCGAACACCGGTGAGAGCGGGGATATTCAGGCCGGCGACGCCGCGGCGGACCGGGCCATCATTCGCAACGGGCGGATGGTCGTCGAGGTGAAGAACTACTCCACGACAGCCGATGCAGTCGCCGCCCGCGCTCGGACGTCCGGCGGGTACGTGAGCGACTCCAACCGCGAACTCCACCGCAGCGACGGCAAGGCGTGGTACACCGGCTACATCGTCGTCAGAGTGCCAAGCGAGGAGTACGAACCGACGCAGTCGATGGTGCGCGAGCAGGGGACGGTCCGCTCCGAGGAGACCACGACGAAGGATGTCACCGACCAACTGGTCGACCTCGAAGCGCGGCTGACCAACCTCCGGGAGCGCCGTGACCGACTGCGGACCTTCTATGAGCAGGCAAACAGCACGGAGGAACTGCTCCGCATCGAGGAGGAGCTATCGTCGGTCCAGAGCGACATCGAGCGACTGGAGGCCAAGAAGCGTTCGCTCGAACAGCGGGTGGCCTACTCGACGCTGCGTGTCGAGATTCACGAGCCAGCGCCGGAGCCGTCGGCTCAGCAAGTGCCGTACCACGAACGGTCGCTGGTCTCGGCGTTTCTCTCGTCGGTGACTGACGTGTACGTGTTCACCCGCGGCTTGCTCGTGACTGCCGCGAGCCTCGCGCCGTGGCTCGTCGTCCTCGCCGTCCCAGTCGTCGGTGGTCGACGACTTCTTCGGAGTCGGTCACTCCCGCTACTTGGCCGACGTGATGAGTCGGAGTCTCCCACAGAGAGTGTGGGCGGAGATGACGGCCCACAGCAGGGACCCGCTGAGGAACTGGCTGAGGAGTCGCCGGACGACGACGCGTAG
- a CDS encoding branched-chain amino acid ABC transporter permease, producing MSTVDTIRDRLDALPDVGLVVGFIGAIWAVMLVLAIAVGGANWANLAAGFVGSVTVLIGGYAILALALNLQWGYTGLFNIGIAGFMAVGAYTTAILTAPTDPAAGAVPGLGLPLWVGLIGGMAMAAIIGGLAALPALRLKADYLAIVTVAFSEIIRLVVNWNGLAEVSLFGVPVGTGGATGISFKSANEVASTLINGVGQPLVTAAEGVGVSGPNLANLTYGILLLLVVAASYWVLARITNSPFGRVLKAIREDETVTQSLGKDTRRFKIKTFMIGCALMGMAGVLFRGQAGYVSPQQFRPTITFYVFAALIIGGSGSNTGSIIGAATFSGLLFYLPARLGENISLGGTRAPGNIVDAVAGFASLDPVPLLAYTISNVSTLRFVLIGVVLIYIIQNQPDGLLGHRNEPATSVSLDRPQSGSGGESDE from the coding sequence ATGAGTACTGTTGACACTATCCGAGACCGTCTGGACGCACTCCCGGACGTAGGGCTGGTGGTCGGCTTCATCGGCGCGATCTGGGCCGTCATGCTCGTGCTGGCTATCGCTGTCGGCGGGGCGAACTGGGCGAACCTCGCCGCTGGCTTCGTCGGCAGCGTAACCGTGCTCATCGGCGGCTACGCGATTCTCGCGCTGGCACTGAATCTCCAGTGGGGGTACACCGGCCTGTTCAACATCGGTATTGCGGGATTCATGGCCGTCGGTGCGTACACGACAGCGATTCTGACCGCGCCAACGGACCCGGCTGCCGGAGCAGTTCCGGGGCTTGGACTCCCGCTGTGGGTCGGCCTCATCGGCGGCATGGCGATGGCCGCTATCATCGGCGGTCTCGCGGCGCTACCGGCGCTCCGGCTGAAGGCCGACTACCTCGCTATCGTGACAGTCGCGTTCTCGGAAATCATTCGACTGGTCGTCAACTGGAACGGCCTCGCCGAGGTGTCGCTGTTCGGGGTGCCGGTCGGAACCGGCGGCGCGACCGGCATCTCGTTCAAGTCCGCGAACGAAGTGGCGTCAACACTCATCAACGGCGTCGGGCAGCCGCTCGTAACTGCCGCGGAGGGCGTCGGTGTCTCCGGGCCAAATCTGGCAAACCTCACCTATGGGATACTCCTCCTGTTGGTCGTGGCTGCGAGCTACTGGGTGCTCGCCCGCATCACGAACTCGCCGTTCGGTCGCGTGCTGAAGGCGATCCGCGAGGACGAGACCGTGACCCAGTCACTCGGCAAAGACACCCGCCGGTTCAAGATAAAGACGTTCATGATCGGCTGTGCGCTGATGGGGATGGCCGGCGTCCTGTTCCGTGGGCAGGCGGGCTACGTCAGCCCACAGCAGTTCAGACCGACGATCACGTTCTACGTGTTCGCGGCGCTCATCATCGGCGGCTCCGGGTCTAACACCGGGAGCATCATCGGAGCGGCGACGTTCTCGGGACTGCTGTTCTATCTGCCGGCTCGGTTAGGGGAGAACATCTCGCTGGGCGGCACCCGCGCACCCGGCAACATCGTCGACGCGGTCGCCGGGTTCGCATCGCTGGACCCGGTTCCACTCCTCGCATACACCATTAGTAACGTCAGCACGCTCCGGTTCGTCCTCATCGGCGTCGTGCTGATATACATCATCCAGAACCAGCCCGACGGGCTGCTCGGCCACCGGAACGAACCCGCGACGAGCGTGAGTCTGGACAGACCACAGTCCGGGTCCGGAGGTGAGAGCGATGAGTGA